One Halosegnis longus DNA window includes the following coding sequences:
- a CDS encoding DUF3267 domain-containing protein produces the protein MDQSTPANDHVLAELTMTRGRTVQLTAVGTLGFVVATAAFAAVYQAVTGEPAGFQFAPDVGWWTSALYLLALAVLSLLFIPLHEWLHGLAIRYYGGEPSYGVGVAHFVLPYAYATTDYEFTRDQFVVVLLTPLVAITAVATPAMVVLGWGWLVIPLAANAAGAVVDVWMALTLTNYPSHVLVQDYRDGVRVLGREGDRARSISIATFAWNALAGGAVAVFAILIVVAIAGPTLLSALGVDSFTLGRPGTFTYVFRYVYSPTEISLGVGPGVVSLGALVGIAYSLGATSAGRGEARRFFRRDRERRPWHTSFPAPTGATGFRARSPTRPPTVSTCGISAATASS, from the coding sequence ATGGACCAGTCGACTCCGGCAAACGACCACGTACTCGCAGAGTTGACGATGACGCGCGGCCGGACGGTCCAGTTGACCGCCGTCGGCACGCTCGGATTCGTCGTCGCGACTGCGGCCTTCGCGGCCGTCTATCAGGCCGTCACCGGTGAGCCTGCGGGGTTCCAGTTCGCCCCCGACGTCGGCTGGTGGACGAGTGCCCTCTACCTGCTCGCGCTCGCCGTCCTATCGCTTCTGTTCATCCCGCTTCACGAGTGGCTCCACGGGCTGGCGATTCGCTACTACGGCGGCGAGCCGAGCTACGGCGTCGGCGTCGCGCACTTCGTCCTTCCGTACGCGTACGCGACGACGGATTACGAGTTCACCCGCGACCAGTTCGTCGTCGTCCTGCTCACGCCGCTGGTCGCGATTACCGCAGTCGCCACGCCAGCGATGGTGGTGCTCGGCTGGGGGTGGCTGGTGATTCCGCTCGCGGCCAACGCGGCCGGCGCAGTCGTGGACGTGTGGATGGCGCTGACGCTGACGAACTACCCCTCGCACGTTCTCGTCCAAGATTACCGGGACGGCGTCCGCGTCCTCGGTCGCGAGGGCGACAGAGCGCGGTCCATCTCGATTGCGACGTTCGCGTGGAACGCACTCGCCGGCGGTGCGGTCGCCGTGTTCGCCATCCTCATCGTCGTCGCTATCGCGGGACCGACGCTTCTCTCGGCGCTGGGCGTGGACTCGTTCACCCTCGGTCGCCCGGGGACGTTCACCTACGTGTTCCGGTACGTCTACTCGCCGACCGAAATCTCGCTCGGCGTCGGCCCGGGCGTGGTGAGTCTCGGTGCGCTCGTCGGCATCGCGTACTCGCTCGGAGCTACCTCGGCCGGTCGCGGTGAAGCGCGGCGATTTTTCCGTCGCGACCGCGAACGCCGACCATGGCACACGAGTTTCCCGGCTCCGACTGGGGCGACTGGCTTCCGCGCGCGGTCGCCGACGCGACCCCCGACGGTGTCGACCTGTGGTATCTCGGCTGCAACGGCTTCATCCTGA
- a CDS encoding alcohol dehydrogenase catalytic domain-containing protein: protein MHAAAFTDLVGPDGVDLIEQPDPTPGDGEALVDVKACSLNRHDLWILDGDSAMIRGESLPFVSGLDPAGVVREAPADSDIEAGDRVLLCPNQTCGTCDRCREGPENTCEQFSLYHGGFAEQAVAPAHRLITLPDSLSFAAASALPTAYLTAWHMLGKADVTAGDRVFVPGATGGVGLASIQLGNVLGATTVGTTTSESKADRLAQFADEVVVGGDEETLVAGAGESSADAALNHLSGSFTDICGRVLRTGGTQVVCGRTAGATLDQHAAPFFLSQQAILGSTMGTQPELERLVSLAGEGRFEPLVDATYPLAETGAAFADMKTRDAFGKLVVTP, encoded by the coding sequence ATGCACGCCGCTGCGTTCACCGACCTCGTCGGTCCCGACGGTGTCGACCTCATCGAACAGCCCGACCCGACACCCGGCGACGGGGAGGCGCTCGTCGACGTGAAGGCCTGCTCGCTCAACCGCCACGACCTCTGGATTCTCGACGGCGATTCCGCGATGATTCGCGGCGAGAGTCTCCCGTTCGTCTCCGGATTAGACCCGGCCGGCGTCGTCCGCGAGGCCCCCGCCGATTCCGATATCGAGGCCGGCGACCGCGTACTCCTGTGTCCGAACCAGACCTGCGGCACCTGCGACCGGTGTCGCGAAGGCCCCGAGAACACCTGCGAGCAGTTCTCACTGTACCACGGTGGCTTTGCGGAGCAGGCAGTCGCTCCCGCTCACCGGCTAATTACCCTCCCCGATTCGCTCTCGTTTGCGGCGGCGAGCGCGCTTCCGACGGCGTATCTCACCGCGTGGCACATGCTCGGAAAGGCCGACGTGACGGCCGGCGACCGCGTCTTCGTCCCGGGTGCGACCGGCGGGGTCGGGCTCGCGAGTATCCAACTGGGGAACGTGCTCGGCGCGACCACCGTCGGCACGACCACCTCCGAGTCGAAGGCCGACCGACTCGCGCAGTTCGCCGACGAGGTGGTCGTCGGGGGCGACGAGGAGACCCTGGTCGCGGGGGCCGGTGAGTCGAGCGCCGACGCCGCGCTCAATCACCTCTCCGGCTCATTCACCGACATCTGTGGTCGCGTCCTCCGAACCGGTGGGACACAGGTCGTCTGTGGTCGGACCGCCGGCGCGACGCTCGACCAGCACGCCGCGCCATTCTTCCTTTCCCAACAGGCGATTCTCGGCAGCACGATGGGGACCCAGCCGGAGCTCGAACGGCTCGTCTCGCTCGCCGGCGAGGGTCGGTTCGAGCCGCTGGTGGACGCGACCTACCCGCTCGCCGAGACGGGTGCCGCCTTCGCCGACATGAAAACGCGCGACGCGTTCGGCAAGCTCGTGGTCACGCCATAG
- the dph2 gene encoding diphthamide biosynthesis enzyme Dph2 translates to MSQEPRTEGDLRNTGMALKHERTWDYELDRIVEAAEERNAQKIGLQFPEGLKRRAPHVADDLRALLPEDVTVMISGKPCYGACDLDTYMMRRTDVFVHFGHSPMKESDKIIYVPLFSNVEVAPIMEDSLEELADPEENPDVGLVTTAQHMNKFDEMREWLEARGYTVHTRRGDDRLTNEGQVLGCNYASADIDADQVLYVGGGKFHPLGLAMEHPDKNVVIADPVNNVVTIADTEKFLKQRYGAVHRAMDAETWGVVFCTKIGQGRWDVANEIVENNENAYMLTMDEVTPDRLTQFGFDAYVNTGCPRITTDDGPQFKQPMLTPGEYEIAIGEKPLDELSFDTFHGTW, encoded by the coding sequence ATGAGTCAAGAGCCGCGCACAGAAGGGGACCTCCGGAACACGGGGATGGCCCTCAAACACGAGCGGACGTGGGATTACGAACTCGACCGCATCGTCGAGGCCGCCGAGGAGCGCAACGCACAGAAGATCGGTCTCCAGTTCCCGGAGGGGTTGAAACGGCGCGCCCCACACGTCGCCGACGACCTCCGCGCCCTCCTCCCGGAGGACGTGACCGTCATGATTTCGGGCAAACCCTGTTACGGTGCCTGTGACCTCGACACGTACATGATGCGCCGGACGGACGTGTTCGTCCACTTCGGCCACTCCCCGATGAAGGAGTCGGACAAGATCATCTACGTCCCGCTGTTCTCGAACGTCGAGGTCGCACCCATCATGGAGGATTCGCTGGAGGAGCTTGCAGACCCCGAGGAGAATCCGGACGTGGGACTCGTCACGACCGCCCAGCACATGAACAAGTTCGACGAGATGCGCGAGTGGCTCGAAGCCCGCGGCTACACCGTCCACACCCGCCGCGGCGACGACCGACTCACCAACGAGGGACAGGTGCTCGGCTGCAACTACGCCTCCGCGGACATCGACGCCGACCAGGTGCTGTACGTCGGCGGCGGGAAGTTCCACCCGCTCGGGCTGGCGATGGAACACCCCGACAAGAACGTCGTCATCGCCGACCCCGTCAACAACGTCGTCACCATCGCGGACACCGAGAAGTTCCTCAAACAGCGCTACGGCGCGGTCCACCGCGCGATGGACGCAGAGACGTGGGGCGTCGTCTTCTGTACCAAAATCGGGCAGGGTCGCTGGGACGTGGCCAACGAAATCGTCGAGAACAACGAGAACGCCTACATGCTGACGATGGACGAGGTCACGCCGGACCGACTCACCCAGTTCGGCTTCGACGCCTACGTCAACACCGGCTGTCCACGCATCACGACCGACGACGGCCCGCAGTTCAAACAGCCCATGCTCACCCCCGGCGAGTACGAGATCGCCATCGGCGAGAAACCGCTCGACGAGCTTTCCTTCGACACCTTCCACGGCACCTGGTGA
- a CDS encoding YlbF family regulator: MSTEPTEADPEANADSGMATAARVTELASDLGSTIQELDSYQRFAKAKRAVENDEEAQQRIQEFEQLREEFMMARQSGDASNEDLRELQAAQEELNEMPVMAEYLEAQEQMEMELQELNKMISAPLSVDFGEKAGGCCQD; the protein is encoded by the coding sequence ATGAGCACCGAACCCACGGAGGCGGATCCGGAGGCGAACGCGGATTCGGGGATGGCGACGGCGGCACGCGTGACCGAACTCGCTAGCGACCTCGGTTCGACCATTCAGGAACTCGACTCCTACCAGCGGTTCGCGAAGGCGAAACGCGCCGTCGAGAACGACGAGGAGGCCCAACAGCGCATCCAGGAGTTCGAACAGCTCCGCGAGGAGTTCATGATGGCCCGCCAGTCCGGCGACGCCTCCAACGAGGACCTCCGTGAGCTACAGGCCGCACAGGAGGAACTCAACGAGATGCCGGTGATGGCCGAGTATCTCGAGGCACAAGAGCAGATGGAGATGGAGCTCCAGGAGCTGAACAAGATGATCTCCGCGCCCCTGTCGGTCGACTTCGGCGAGAAGGCGGGCGGCTGCTGTCAGGACTGA
- a CDS encoding METTL5 family protein: MTERSQLAQQLGVVAGFDTPRIDLEQYRTPPELAAHLVHVAALQDDIADRTVVDLGCGTGMLTLASALAGARLSVGVELDAAALATASENESRVGARSEVAWLRGDATRPPLSCSDATVVMNPPFGARDGNEHADRAFLAAARTLGSVSYSIHNAGSREFVESFAADEGGEVTHAFAAEFDVPSQYDHHDAETRTLDTELFRIRWD, translated from the coding sequence GTGACCGAACGCAGTCAACTCGCACAGCAGCTCGGCGTCGTCGCAGGCTTCGATACCCCGCGTATCGACCTCGAACAGTACCGCACGCCGCCGGAGCTCGCCGCCCACCTCGTCCACGTCGCCGCGCTCCAAGACGACATCGCGGACCGAACCGTCGTCGATTTGGGTTGCGGGACGGGGATGTTGACCCTCGCGAGTGCGCTCGCCGGCGCGCGGCTGTCGGTGGGCGTCGAACTCGACGCCGCCGCGCTCGCGACCGCGAGCGAAAACGAGTCACGCGTCGGCGCGCGCAGCGAGGTAGCGTGGCTCCGCGGCGACGCGACCCGGCCGCCGCTCTCGTGTTCGGACGCGACCGTCGTGATGAATCCACCCTTCGGGGCGCGCGACGGGAACGAACACGCCGACCGCGCCTTCCTCGCTGCGGCCCGAACACTCGGGTCGGTCTCGTACTCCATCCACAACGCCGGCAGCCGCGAGTTCGTCGAGTCGTTCGCCGCAGACGAGGGTGGCGAGGTGACCCACGCCTTCGCCGCCGAGTTCGACGTGCCGAGCCAGTACGACCACCACGACGCGGAGACGCGGACGCTCGACACCGAACTGTTCCGGATACGGTGGGATTAG
- a CDS encoding rhomboid family intramembrane serine protease, with the protein MDPLARVSRLLLVGTVLLSVGIVLRLARPGGEWGRRLRSRLVLGVPWGTLFTTLLVIAVYLFVQGGLGNWYRPVVIPFRSWSYFYPLGILTSGLAHSGPGHLLGNLFGTVLFGSLAEYAWSHFPTQRGSSSFGSRRTNPFVRILAVPVVAVVLAVVTGLFALGPVIGFSGVVFAFAGFALVRYPVVTLVLVVAGDLVNLGYSALRSPVFTASGSTRYVTPGWSDIAVQGHALGIFIGIVLAIFLFRRREELPSPGRIWLGTLGYAAAQGLWALYLFQGGDTYVLFRAVGVAAVFALAALVTLAAKSSARPLLPQTDLTRRQAAVLTLVGVLALVAGIAVPYNLLVVDDAATPDESVEIRDYTVFYGEDVPDQYVGAYDLPIYNASGVTTSGVIVASPDRQVWQTVIPAGRLADGEARTVRVGGVGWRDTVVAQRVQWNVVGNRSVYTVRLNHGVESTLAYTSAPSRATPTMDGRNVTVVSTRDGFRLSVTRRGTELGRTSIPVANETTAVGGLSIENDEGTLVAVSGETRVPVARRASTRGN; encoded by the coding sequence ATGGACCCGCTCGCTCGCGTCTCTCGTCTCCTCCTCGTCGGGACGGTCCTCCTCTCTGTGGGTATCGTCCTCAGACTCGCCCGCCCCGGGGGAGAGTGGGGACGAAGGCTCCGCTCGCGGCTCGTCCTCGGCGTGCCGTGGGGGACGCTGTTTACGACTCTGCTCGTCATCGCCGTCTACCTGTTCGTACAGGGTGGGCTCGGCAACTGGTATCGCCCCGTCGTCATCCCGTTTCGCTCGTGGTCGTACTTCTATCCGCTCGGCATCCTCACCTCGGGGCTGGCACACTCCGGACCGGGCCATCTGCTCGGAAATCTGTTCGGCACTGTCCTGTTCGGCTCGCTCGCGGAGTACGCGTGGAGCCACTTCCCCACCCAGCGCGGGTCGTCGTCGTTCGGCTCGCGGCGGACGAATCCGTTCGTCCGGATTCTCGCCGTCCCTGTCGTCGCGGTGGTGCTGGCAGTCGTGACGGGGCTGTTCGCGCTCGGCCCGGTCATCGGCTTCTCGGGCGTCGTGTTCGCGTTCGCCGGCTTCGCGCTCGTCCGCTACCCCGTCGTCACGCTCGTGCTCGTCGTCGCGGGCGACTTGGTGAATCTGGGCTACAGCGCGCTCCGCTCGCCCGTCTTCACCGCCAGCGGCTCGACCCGGTACGTGACGCCGGGCTGGTCGGATATCGCCGTGCAGGGTCACGCGCTCGGCATCTTCATCGGTATCGTGCTCGCCATCTTCCTCTTTCGCCGGCGCGAGGAGCTCCCATCACCGGGGCGTATCTGGCTCGGAACCCTCGGGTATGCGGCCGCACAGGGGCTGTGGGCGCTGTATCTCTTTCAGGGTGGGGACACGTACGTCCTCTTTCGAGCGGTCGGTGTCGCCGCGGTGTTCGCACTCGCCGCGCTCGTCACCCTCGCAGCCAAGAGTTCGGCCCGACCACTGCTGCCACAGACGGACCTGACCAGACGACAGGCCGCCGTACTGACACTCGTCGGTGTGCTCGCGCTCGTCGCCGGCATCGCCGTCCCGTACAATCTGCTCGTCGTCGACGACGCAGCAACGCCGGACGAGAGCGTCGAAATACGCGATTACACCGTCTTCTACGGCGAGGACGTGCCCGACCAGTACGTCGGCGCGTACGACCTCCCCATCTACAACGCCTCGGGGGTGACGACGAGCGGCGTCATCGTCGCCAGCCCGGACAGGCAGGTGTGGCAGACGGTGATACCGGCCGGGCGGCTCGCAGACGGTGAGGCGCGGACGGTGAGGGTCGGCGGCGTCGGCTGGCGCGACACCGTCGTCGCCCAGCGCGTCCAGTGGAACGTCGTCGGCAACCGCTCGGTGTACACGGTCCGGCTGAACCACGGCGTCGAGTCGACGCTCGCGTACACGTCAGCGCCGTCGCGCGCGACGCCCACTATGGACGGGCGCAACGTCACAGTCGTCTCGACGCGCGACGGCTTCCGGCTCTCGGTCACCAGACGCGGGACCGAGCTGGGTCGCACGTCGATACCCGTCGCGAACGAGACGACGGCAGTGGGCGGGCTCTCAATCGAGAACGACGAGGGAACGCTCGTTGCGGTCAGCGGAGAAACGCGCGTCCCGGTCGCCCGGCGCGCGAGCACCCGCGGGAACTAA
- a CDS encoding MBL fold metallo-hydrolase: protein MAHEFPGSDWGDWLPRAVADATPDGVDLWYLGCNGFILKASDGTTLFIDPYCGNGDPPRTRRMIPVPFDPDDVAECDAILATHEHSDHVHGPTQRPILANTDATYYGPDDSVAVTESEGWTDDADTDADQFETVTEGDTFDVGAFTVHVEPARDPDATHPVSYVIDHESGTFFHGGDARSSEAFETIGSEYDIDLAALAFGSSGYLPDPDGGVMYKQWYADENEVTEAATQLSPDRLLPTHWDIWKNLTADPTALHPHIRSSDRPRTLELAEVGDRVEL, encoded by the coding sequence ATGGCACACGAGTTTCCCGGCTCCGACTGGGGCGACTGGCTTCCGCGCGCGGTCGCCGACGCGACCCCCGACGGTGTCGACCTGTGGTATCTCGGCTGCAACGGCTTCATCCTGAAGGCGAGCGACGGCACGACACTGTTCATCGACCCGTACTGCGGAAACGGTGACCCGCCGCGAACCCGGCGGATGATTCCCGTCCCCTTCGACCCCGACGACGTTGCAGAGTGCGACGCCATCCTCGCGACACACGAACACTCCGACCACGTCCACGGGCCGACCCAGCGCCCGATACTCGCGAACACAGACGCGACGTACTACGGTCCCGACGACTCAGTCGCCGTCACGGAGTCGGAGGGGTGGACCGACGACGCGGACACCGACGCCGACCAGTTCGAGACGGTGACCGAGGGCGATACCTTCGATGTCGGCGCGTTCACCGTCCACGTCGAACCCGCCCGGGACCCGGATGCGACCCACCCGGTCTCGTACGTCATCGACCACGAATCGGGGACGTTCTTCCACGGCGGCGACGCCCGCTCCAGCGAGGCGTTCGAAACCATCGGTAGCGAGTACGACATCGACCTCGCGGCGCTGGCGTTCGGCTCGTCGGGGTACCTCCCCGACCCCGACGGGGGCGTGATGTACAAGCAGTGGTACGCCGACGAGAACGAAGTTACCGAGGCGGCCACACAGCTTTCGCCCGACCGACTGCTCCCGACCCACTGGGACATCTGGAAGAACCTGACCGCCGACCCGACCGCGCTCCACCCGCATATCCGGTCGTCCGACCGGCCCCGAACGCTCGAACTGGCCGAGGTCGGCGACCGCGTCGAGCTATAA
- a CDS encoding tyrosine-type recombinase/integrase — protein sequence MSETADPDDPVGYFLQDLTYHGKTERTREAYERVLREFESFIRAERGVTLADATQRGCMAWVHTLRDGRAPSTVASYASYLHRFYAYMTQVGVFEQNPMTLVLEEMDESIDTDPARREIMLPEMREFVTDIEHPLDRAVVVTLLKTGMRVGELCNLDVQDLYLDDSEVQAAFDTGHRGGLDGRPDSLYVSAEPSRGVVVNGEERTESNKRRRATVIPVDSELKRVLKRWLAVRPETRAAGEPLFCSTSEWGRRLTIGMVGQSVQSYATRRGWYRTGGGAEENVTPHYFRHFFTTHLRDRTGDRGIVKYLRGDVADDIIDTYTHNWGDRVRETYDEHIYSLL from the coding sequence ATGAGTGAGACCGCCGACCCGGATGATCCCGTCGGATATTTCCTCCAGGACCTCACCTACCACGGGAAGACCGAACGCACGCGAGAGGCCTACGAGCGCGTTCTCAGGGAGTTCGAGAGCTTCATCCGGGCGGAGCGGGGCGTCACGCTCGCCGACGCGACCCAACGGGGCTGTATGGCGTGGGTCCACACGCTCCGCGACGGACGCGCCCCCTCGACCGTCGCCTCGTATGCGTCGTATCTCCACCGGTTTTACGCGTACATGACGCAGGTCGGCGTCTTCGAGCAGAACCCGATGACGCTCGTCTTGGAGGAGATGGACGAATCCATCGACACGGACCCCGCACGTCGTGAGATCATGCTCCCAGAGATGCGGGAGTTCGTCACAGACATCGAGCACCCGCTCGACCGCGCGGTCGTCGTGACGCTGCTCAAGACCGGGATGCGTGTCGGGGAACTGTGTAATCTGGACGTGCAGGACCTGTATCTCGACGACAGTGAAGTGCAGGCGGCGTTCGACACCGGCCACCGCGGCGGACTTGACGGCCGCCCGGACTCGCTGTACGTCTCCGCGGAGCCGTCTCGCGGCGTCGTCGTCAACGGCGAAGAGCGGACGGAATCGAACAAGCGCCGACGCGCGACCGTCATCCCCGTCGATTCGGAGCTGAAACGCGTCCTCAAGCGCTGGCTCGCGGTTCGCCCGGAGACGCGAGCCGCTGGAGAGCCGCTGTTCTGCTCGACGAGCGAGTGGGGCCGCCGACTCACCATCGGGATGGTGGGCCAGTCGGTCCAGTCGTACGCCACACGGCGGGGCTGGTACCGGACCGGCGGCGGCGCAGAGGAGAACGTCACCCCCCACTACTTCCGGCACTTCTTCACGACGCACCTGCGCGACCGCACCGGCGACCGGGGCATCGTGAAGTATCTCCGTGGCGACGTGGCCGACGACATCATCGACACCTACACCCACAACTGGGGCGACCGCGTCCGCGAGACGTACGACGAACACATCTACTCGCTGTTGTGA